The following proteins are co-located in the Deinococcus yavapaiensis KR-236 genome:
- a CDS encoding DNA/RNA non-specific endonuclease — MNQRRTSALSALLVVVLVLLWRAFFPTAAPNGGGGGGGTGGGSQSGVCGDKFAFGQPSATGEGDNARFLCRQGYATLHDPDLKVPLYVAEHLKEGDANGAVPRNDDFEPDPDLSSGERAELTDYRGSGFDRGHMAPAADFSDDATEMQQSFYLSNMVPQNGVMNQGIWAGLESAVRSCAKRVGDLYVITGPLFDGPRRTIGESRVAVPSGLYKIVIDRQDNKARAFVMPNRALRNTSDFSKYEADVAGIERETGLDFAPNGELPSDRDLCRDAFGG; from the coding sequence ATGAATCAACGCCGCACCTCCGCCCTTTCCGCCTTGCTCGTCGTGGTGCTCGTGCTGCTGTGGCGCGCCTTCTTCCCGACCGCCGCTCCGAACGGAGGCGGCGGCGGAGGCGGGACTGGAGGTGGAAGCCAAAGCGGCGTGTGCGGCGACAAGTTCGCCTTCGGTCAGCCGAGCGCGACGGGCGAGGGAGACAACGCGCGGTTCTTGTGCCGTCAAGGATACGCGACGCTGCACGACCCGGACCTCAAAGTGCCGTTGTACGTCGCCGAGCACCTCAAGGAAGGCGACGCGAACGGCGCCGTGCCGCGCAACGACGACTTCGAGCCCGATCCGGACTTGTCGTCAGGCGAGCGCGCCGAACTGACGGATTACCGGGGAAGTGGATTCGATCGTGGCCACATGGCGCCTGCCGCCGACTTCTCGGACGACGCGACGGAGATGCAGCAGTCGTTTTACCTGTCGAACATGGTGCCGCAAAACGGCGTCATGAACCAAGGCATCTGGGCGGGCTTGGAATCGGCCGTGCGTTCGTGCGCGAAACGCGTCGGCGACCTCTACGTCATCACGGGACCGCTCTTCGACGGACCGAGGCGCACGATCGGCGAGAGCCGCGTGGCCGTGCCGAGCGGTCTGTACAAGATCGTGATCGACCGCCAGGACAACAAGGCGCGGGCCTTCGTGATGCCGAACCGAGCCTTGCGGAACACTTCGGATTTTTCAAAATACGAGGCGGACGTCGCAGGCATCGAACGCGAAACCGGCCTCGACTTCGCCCCGAACGGCGAACTCCCTTCGGACCGGGACTTGTGCCGTGACGCGTTCGGTGGCTGA
- the glyA gene encoding serine hydroxymethyltransferase, with translation MTQTLIRDSQLFALVDRERQRQFEGLELIASENFTSAAVREAVGSVLTNKYAEGYPGKRWYGGCEVVDEVERLAIERAKELFGAAWANVQPHSGSSANLAVYFALLQKGDKVLGMDLSHGGHLTHGSPVNFSGQNFEIVGYQVDPETETLDMDTVRRLAREHQPKMIIAGASAYSRTIDFAAFREIADEVGALLMADIAHIAGLVAAGLHPSPVPHADVVTTTTHKTLRGPRSGLILSRDPEIGAKIDRMVFPGTQGGPLEHVIAGKAVAFFEALQPEFKEYSAQVIKNAQAMVAAFLSRGYRVVSGGTDNHLFVLDLRPLGLNGTKATKLLDAVHITISKSTLPYDTEKILHGGGIRIGTPAVTTRGMKEAEMDKIADLIDRALKGEDAETVKADVKALATRFELP, from the coding sequence ATGACTCAGACCTTGATCCGTGACTCGCAACTGTTCGCCCTCGTCGATCGTGAGCGCCAACGTCAATTCGAAGGCTTGGAGCTCATCGCGTCCGAGAACTTCACGTCGGCCGCCGTGCGTGAAGCCGTCGGATCAGTCCTCACCAACAAGTACGCCGAGGGCTACCCTGGCAAGCGCTGGTACGGCGGCTGCGAGGTCGTGGACGAGGTGGAGCGCCTCGCCATCGAGCGGGCCAAGGAACTGTTCGGCGCCGCTTGGGCGAACGTGCAGCCGCACTCGGGCAGCTCGGCGAACCTCGCCGTGTACTTCGCCTTGCTGCAAAAGGGCGACAAGGTCCTCGGTATGGACCTCAGCCACGGCGGTCACCTCACGCACGGCAGCCCCGTGAATTTCTCAGGGCAGAACTTCGAAATCGTGGGTTACCAAGTCGACCCCGAGACGGAGACCCTGGACATGGACACGGTGCGCCGCCTCGCCCGCGAGCACCAGCCGAAGATGATCATCGCGGGCGCGAGCGCGTACTCGCGCACGATCGACTTCGCCGCCTTCCGTGAAATCGCGGACGAAGTCGGGGCGCTCCTCATGGCCGACATCGCGCACATCGCGGGCCTCGTCGCGGCGGGCCTCCACCCGAGCCCGGTGCCGCACGCGGACGTCGTCACGACGACGACCCACAAGACCTTGCGCGGACCTCGAAGCGGCCTCATTCTCTCGCGCGACCCCGAGATCGGCGCGAAGATCGACCGCATGGTCTTCCCGGGGACCCAAGGCGGCCCGCTGGAACACGTCATCGCCGGAAAGGCCGTCGCGTTCTTCGAGGCCCTCCAACCCGAGTTCAAGGAGTACTCCGCGCAAGTCATCAAGAACGCTCAAGCGATGGTCGCGGCGTTCCTATCGCGCGGATACCGCGTCGTGTCGGGCGGCACGGACAACCACCTCTTCGTCCTCGACCTTCGCCCCCTGGGCCTCAACGGCACGAAGGCGACGAAGCTCCTCGACGCCGTGCACATCACCATCTCGAAGAGCACCCTTCCGTACGACACCGAGAAGATTTTGCACGGAGGCGGCATCCGCATCGGAACGCCCGCCGTCACGACGCGCGGAATGAAGGAAGCGGAGATGGACAAGATCGCCGACCTCATCGACCGCGCCTTGAAAGGCGAAGACGCCGAGACGGTGAAGGCGGACGTGAAGGCCCTCGCGACGCGGTTCGAGTTGCCGTAA
- the dusA gene encoding tRNA dihydrouridine(20/20a) synthase DusA, translated as MSALRPPHTLSVAPMMDWTDRHDRSFLRLVTKRTLLYTEMVTTGAILHGDQGRHLDFSPQEHPVALQLGGSDPEALAKCARIAQAWGYDEVNLNVGCPSDRVQSGMFGACLMAKPDLVAACVDAMRAATSLPVTVKHRVGIDDLDSYEHLATFVATVSGAGCDTFIVHARKAWLSGLSPKENREIPPLRYEVVRQLKADFSHLTIVLNGGVKSLEAAREHLTWADGVMIGREAYSNPFVLALADATIFGEDTPAPTRRDVVTRLLPYLEDMLAQDVYLSRVTRHILGLFAGQPGARGWKRVLSEEAHKPGAGVEVVLKALAQVPDAVLDARPCARTAAPTV; from the coding sequence ATGTCCGCGCTTCGCCCGCCCCACACCTTGTCCGTCGCGCCGATGATGGATTGGACGGACCGTCACGACCGCTCCTTCTTGCGCCTCGTCACCAAGCGCACGTTGCTGTACACCGAGATGGTCACGACGGGCGCGATTTTGCACGGCGACCAAGGTCGGCATCTCGACTTCTCGCCGCAAGAGCATCCCGTGGCATTGCAACTCGGCGGCAGCGACCCCGAAGCGCTCGCGAAGTGCGCCCGAATCGCGCAGGCGTGGGGGTACGACGAGGTGAACCTCAACGTCGGCTGTCCGTCGGACCGCGTGCAGAGCGGAATGTTCGGCGCTTGCCTCATGGCCAAACCCGATCTCGTCGCGGCGTGCGTGGACGCCATGCGCGCCGCGACGAGCTTGCCGGTGACGGTGAAGCACCGCGTCGGCATCGACGACCTCGATTCCTACGAGCACCTCGCGACCTTCGTGGCAACGGTCTCGGGCGCAGGCTGCGACACGTTCATCGTGCACGCCCGCAAAGCGTGGCTCTCGGGCTTGTCGCCGAAGGAGAACCGCGAAATTCCGCCGCTGCGCTACGAGGTCGTGCGGCAACTCAAGGCGGACTTCTCGCATCTCACGATCGTCCTCAACGGTGGCGTGAAGTCGCTGGAAGCCGCGCGAGAGCACTTGACGTGGGCGGACGGCGTGATGATCGGACGAGAGGCGTACTCGAATCCCTTCGTGCTCGCCCTCGCCGACGCGACGATCTTCGGCGAGGACACCCCGGCCCCGACTCGCCGGGACGTCGTCACGAGGCTGCTGCCGTACCTCGAGGACATGCTGGCGCAGGACGTGTACCTCTCGCGCGTCACCCGCCATATTCTCGGCCTCTTCGCGGGACAGCCGGGCGCGCGCGGTTGGAAGCGCGTGTTGAGCGAGGAAGCGCACAAGCCGGGCGCGGGCGTCGAGGTGGTGCTCAAGGCCCTGGCGCAAGTTCCCGACGCCGTGCTCGATGCTCGGCCGTGCGCTCGGACGGCTGCGCCCACCGTTTGA
- a CDS encoding EamA family transporter — protein sequence MPNWVLYAFISMLFAGFTSVVAKQGLTGISGELGLTIRTIFVFVFVVLFSLFAVPRQDFSLLTRTNYLWLALSGVTTAVSWVFYYRALKLGEVSTIALIDKGSFIVAVILAWLLLKEQITPRVMLGSALILAGLLVVSRK from the coding sequence ATGCCGAACTGGGTGCTGTACGCGTTCATCTCGATGCTCTTCGCGGGCTTCACGTCCGTCGTCGCCAAGCAGGGCTTGACGGGCATCTCGGGCGAGCTCGGCCTCACGATCCGCACGATCTTCGTCTTCGTGTTCGTCGTGCTGTTCTCCTTGTTCGCCGTGCCAAGGCAGGACTTCTCGTTGCTGACCCGCACGAATTACCTGTGGCTGGCCCTCTCGGGCGTGACGACGGCGGTGTCGTGGGTGTTTTACTACCGCGCGCTCAAGCTCGGCGAGGTGTCCACCATCGCCTTGATCGACAAGGGCAGCTTCATCGTCGCGGTGATTCTCGCCTGGCTGCTTCTCAAAGAGCAGATCACGCCGAGGGTGATGCTCGGAAGCGCCCTCATCTTGGCGGGACTACTCGTCGTCTCGCGGAAGTGA
- the mqnC gene encoding cyclic dehypoxanthinyl futalosine synthase has translation MSATNGQALLDKALAGERLSHAEIARLYTLPLPDVAAVAHELRLRRTDPNVVTFLIDRNINYSNVCNVACNFCAFYRTDRQKDAYVLDYEQISHKIRELEAVGGTRILMQGGVNPNLPFDYYTELLRHIKRHHPTIRIEAFSPEEILGFEKFFGMDAPRILDLLIEAGLDGLPGAGGEILEDDVRAKAAPARIKSADWFRILDVAQAKGLYTISTMVIGFGETYEQRASHLLKIRDQQDKALRDYGNGFAGFAMWSLQTANTRLAGKAPGATAHEYLQQIAVARIALDNQPNIQTSWPAQGFKVAQTALFYGANDLGSTMLEENVVSAAGGHGRYSATVRELVRIAVDAGFTPAQRNSYFQVIKYPDVEELLKPNLEVVAGD, from the coding sequence ATGAGCGCGACGAACGGCCAAGCCCTCCTCGACAAGGCCCTCGCGGGCGAGCGACTCTCCCATGCCGAGATCGCCCGCCTGTACACCCTGCCCCTGCCCGACGTGGCCGCCGTCGCGCACGAATTGCGTCTCAGGCGCACCGACCCGAACGTCGTGACCTTCCTCATCGACCGCAACATCAACTACTCGAACGTCTGCAACGTCGCGTGCAACTTCTGCGCTTTTTACCGCACCGACCGCCAGAAGGACGCGTACGTTCTCGACTACGAGCAGATCTCCCACAAGATTCGTGAGCTCGAAGCGGTCGGCGGCACGCGCATCCTCATGCAAGGCGGCGTCAACCCGAACTTGCCGTTTGACTACTACACCGAGTTGCTGCGCCACATCAAGCGTCACCACCCCACGATTCGAATCGAGGCGTTCAGCCCGGAGGAGATTCTCGGCTTCGAGAAGTTCTTCGGCATGGACGCTCCCCGCATCCTCGACCTGCTGATCGAAGCGGGCCTCGACGGTCTGCCCGGCGCGGGCGGTGAGATCTTGGAAGACGACGTGCGGGCCAAGGCCGCGCCCGCGCGCATCAAGAGCGCCGATTGGTTCCGCATCCTCGACGTCGCGCAGGCCAAGGGCTTGTACACCATCTCCACGATGGTCATCGGCTTCGGCGAGACGTACGAGCAGCGCGCCTCGCACCTCCTTAAGATCCGCGATCAGCAGGACAAGGCGCTGCGCGACTACGGCAACGGCTTCGCGGGCTTCGCGATGTGGTCCTTGCAAACCGCCAACACCCGCCTCGCTGGCAAGGCGCCCGGCGCGACCGCGCACGAGTATCTGCAGCAGATTGCCGTGGCCCGCATCGCGCTCGACAACCAGCCGAACATTCAAACGTCGTGGCCCGCTCAAGGCTTCAAGGTCGCCCAGACGGCGCTCTTTTACGGCGCGAACGACCTCGGCTCGACGATGCTGGAGGAAAACGTCGTTTCGGCGGCGGGCGGGCACGGCCGTTACAGCGCCACGGTGCGCGAACTCGTCCGCATCGCGGTCGACGCGGGCTTCACCCCGGCGCAGCGCAACTCGTACTTCCAAGTCATCAAGTACCCGGACGTCGAAGAACTTTTGAAGCCGAACCTCGAAGTCGTCGCGGGCGACTGA
- a CDS encoding acyl-CoA thioesterase, translating to MNEREHTRRDFPLLRAVPTRWMDNDVYGHVNNVVYYSYFDTVVNAYLIERGVLDLRGAGVIGLVVETGCRYFAPLAFPEVVTAGLRVAKLGTSSVRYEIGLFRAEEDVVSAFGHFVHVYVDRETRRPTPLPNDLRAALTALSESSRAG from the coding sequence GTGAACGAGCGCGAACACACCCGCCGTGACTTTCCACTTTTGCGCGCCGTCCCGACTCGATGGATGGACAACGACGTGTACGGGCACGTCAACAACGTCGTTTACTACTCGTACTTCGACACCGTCGTGAACGCGTACCTCATCGAGCGAGGCGTGCTCGACCTTCGCGGTGCAGGCGTGATCGGGCTGGTCGTCGAAACGGGCTGCCGATACTTCGCGCCGCTCGCCTTTCCAGAGGTCGTGACGGCGGGCTTGCGCGTCGCGAAGCTCGGGACGTCGAGCGTTCGCTACGAGATCGGTCTTTTTCGAGCGGAGGAGGACGTCGTCTCGGCCTTCGGTCACTTCGTCCACGTGTACGTGGACCGCGAGACGCGCCGTCCGACGCCGCTTCCAAACGACTTGCGCGCCGCTTTGACCGCTTTGAGCGAATCGTCACGAGCGGGATAA
- a CDS encoding hydroxyacid-oxoacid transhydrogenase — MTHSEPIDSETLFTVEATPFKFGPGAVNDAAWELKRLGAKRAFLVADPKLGEITERLRGDLAREGVETVLFDRVRVEPTAESMKEAAVAAAAAEPDSFVALGGGSTIDTAKVANLLFTHGGSVMDYVNAPIGAGRKPPTSLKPLLAIPTTSGSGSEATTVAILDLPHLGVKSGISHRYLRPTLALVDPELTRGVPAAVTASAGLDVVCHAIESFLARPYTSRSKPDTPDDRPPYQGSNPVADVWSSRAIEFGGRYLRRAVHDPNDLEARGFMMLGATMAGVGFGSAGVHVPHACAYPIAGLKHAYHALGYDTAFVPHGFSVIVTAPAAFRWTYDADPARHEEAARLLGAAEQGSNALPNALLALMRDVGAPASLRELGYEEADLPELVKGASKQRRLLDVAPKRVSDGDLEAILRASL, encoded by the coding sequence TTGACGCATTCCGAGCCGATCGATTCCGAGACACTGTTCACCGTCGAGGCGACGCCCTTCAAGTTCGGGCCGGGCGCCGTGAACGACGCCGCGTGGGAATTGAAGCGCCTCGGGGCGAAACGCGCGTTTCTCGTGGCCGACCCGAAGCTCGGGGAAATCACCGAGCGTCTGCGAGGCGACCTCGCCCGCGAGGGCGTCGAGACGGTCCTCTTCGACCGCGTACGCGTCGAGCCGACGGCCGAGTCCATGAAGGAGGCGGCCGTGGCCGCGGCGGCCGCCGAACCGGACAGCTTCGTCGCCCTCGGGGGCGGCTCCACGATCGACACCGCCAAGGTCGCGAACCTCCTGTTCACGCACGGCGGCAGCGTCATGGACTACGTCAACGCGCCGATCGGCGCGGGACGCAAGCCGCCGACTTCCCTGAAGCCGCTCCTCGCTATTCCCACGACGTCCGGATCGGGGTCCGAGGCGACGACCGTGGCAATTCTCGACTTGCCCCACCTCGGCGTGAAGAGCGGCATCTCCCATCGGTATCTGCGGCCCACGCTGGCCCTCGTGGACCCCGAGCTCACGCGCGGCGTGCCTGCGGCCGTGACGGCGTCCGCCGGACTCGACGTCGTCTGCCACGCGATCGAGTCCTTTCTGGCGCGTCCCTACACCTCCAGATCGAAACCCGATACGCCCGACGACCGCCCGCCTTATCAAGGCAGCAATCCCGTCGCGGACGTCTGGTCGAGCCGCGCCATCGAGTTCGGCGGACGGTATCTCCGCCGCGCCGTGCACGACCCGAACGATTTGGAGGCGCGCGGCTTCATGATGCTCGGCGCGACGATGGCGGGCGTCGGGTTCGGTTCGGCGGGCGTGCACGTTCCGCATGCCTGCGCCTACCCCATCGCGGGCTTGAAGCACGCGTACCACGCGCTCGGATACGACACCGCGTTCGTGCCCCACGGATTTTCCGTCATCGTGACGGCGCCCGCCGCGTTTCGCTGGACGTACGACGCGGACCCCGCTCGGCACGAAGAGGCCGCGCGCCTGCTCGGCGCCGCCGAGCAGGGAAGCAACGCCTTGCCGAACGCCCTGCTCGCGCTCATGCGCGACGTCGGCGCTCCCGCCTCCTTGCGCGAACTCGGGTACGAAGAGGCGGATCTCCCCGAACTCGTGAAGGGCGCCTCGAAGCAGCGACGTCTCTTGGACGTCGCTCCGAAGCGCGTGTCGGACGGTGACCTCGAAGCGATCTTGCGAGCCTCGCTGTGA
- the topA gene encoding type I DNA topoisomerase, with translation MPKTLVIVESPAKAKTIGKYLGRGYVVESSIGHIRDLPKSAAEIPEKYRGQAWARLGIDPDDDFKALYVVSNEKKGQVAKLKALVKDADEVILATDDDREGESIAWHLLQELRPKVPVRRMVFHEITKEAIQNAIENPRTIDENLVEAQEARRALDRLYGYEVSPVLWKKVAPKLSAGRVQSVATRMLVERERERMRFVSGTWWDVDGRFETATPERFPAVLVEVEGKRLASGKDFDAVTGQLKKGSEALLLNEEGARSLAEGLRGQPFAVLSAEQKPFTQRPYPPFITSTLQQEGSRKMGFSASRTMRAAQKLYEGGYITYMRTDSTTLSKEAMDAARKQVRAMYGEAFLHPVPRTYDKKAKNAQEAHEAIRPAGSAFRTPESLRGELSGDEWRLYDLIWKRTVASQMADAKGRRLQVRLGGTATDGRAVIFAASGKAIDFPGFLRAYVEGSDDPDAALEDREVLLPALKAGDRVTARDLKALSHATQAPARYTEASLVQALEAAGIGRPSTYASILGTIQDRGYAQKKGQALVPTWTAFATSALLEHHFGRLVDYDFTARMEEDLDDIAGGRQRRAPYLRGFYFGENAGLGLKTLVNDRLSEIDAREIATIEVPKLSGTDIEVRVGRFGPYLQRAETKANLPEDLSPDELTPEKAEELLGRPSGERSLGEDPNTGLPVIARAGRFGPYVQLGEGNTPSKTASLLPGDDLNTLTLNRALQLLSLPRFVGTSEGEEIWAHNGRYGPYLKRGNDSRSLAAPNELFTVTLSQAEALFMQPRAFGRRGGAASGPLKKFEFDDRDAIELRSGRYGMYLTDGSVNATLRKDDDPNTLTAEEALALLVERGKPPKGKPARKTAKKAPAKSATAKSSVAKTVAPRTSAAKKTSASPKSAAKTSVRKPASAKKAAPTKAASTAKAVSADKAAIGWDVLKRHVNVLSDTERRLVTAVREEKRKVEDVAAELGLDVKQAKGMNLQASKKLNQAARGGRAA, from the coding sequence ATGCCCAAGACCCTCGTCATCGTCGAATCGCCCGCAAAGGCCAAGACCATCGGGAAGTACCTCGGTCGCGGGTACGTCGTGGAGTCGTCTATCGGGCACATTCGCGACCTTCCGAAGAGCGCGGCCGAGATTCCCGAGAAGTACCGCGGGCAGGCCTGGGCGCGCCTCGGGATCGATCCCGACGACGACTTCAAGGCCCTCTACGTCGTCTCGAACGAGAAGAAAGGGCAAGTCGCGAAGTTGAAGGCGCTCGTGAAAGACGCCGACGAGGTAATTCTCGCGACGGACGACGACCGCGAAGGCGAAAGCATCGCTTGGCACCTGCTGCAAGAACTCAGGCCCAAGGTGCCCGTGCGGCGCATGGTCTTTCACGAAATCACGAAGGAAGCCATCCAAAACGCGATCGAGAATCCTCGTACCATCGACGAGAACCTCGTGGAAGCGCAAGAAGCGCGGCGCGCCCTCGACCGCTTGTACGGCTACGAGGTCAGCCCGGTGCTTTGGAAGAAGGTCGCACCGAAGCTCAGCGCGGGCCGCGTGCAAAGTGTGGCGACGCGCATGCTCGTGGAGCGCGAGCGCGAACGAATGCGCTTCGTGTCGGGAACGTGGTGGGACGTCGACGGGCGATTCGAAACGGCGACGCCCGAGCGTTTTCCGGCGGTGCTCGTGGAAGTGGAAGGCAAGCGCCTCGCTTCCGGCAAGGACTTCGACGCCGTGACGGGGCAGCTCAAGAAAGGCTCGGAGGCGTTGCTGCTGAACGAGGAGGGGGCGCGCTCGCTCGCGGAAGGGTTGCGCGGCCAGCCGTTCGCGGTGCTGTCCGCCGAGCAAAAACCGTTCACGCAGCGGCCCTATCCGCCGTTCATCACGTCCACTCTGCAGCAGGAAGGCAGTCGCAAGATGGGCTTCTCGGCGTCGCGGACGATGCGGGCCGCGCAGAAGTTGTACGAGGGCGGCTACATCACGTACATGCGCACGGACTCCACGACCTTGTCCAAAGAGGCCATGGACGCCGCTCGTAAGCAGGTGCGGGCCATGTACGGCGAAGCCTTCTTGCATCCCGTGCCGCGCACGTACGACAAGAAAGCGAAGAACGCCCAGGAAGCGCACGAAGCGATTCGCCCCGCCGGAAGCGCCTTTCGCACGCCCGAGAGCCTGCGCGGCGAGCTCTCGGGTGACGAGTGGCGCTTGTACGACCTCATTTGGAAGCGCACGGTCGCGTCGCAGATGGCGGATGCGAAAGGACGGCGTTTGCAAGTGCGGCTGGGCGGCACGGCGACGGACGGTCGCGCCGTGATCTTCGCCGCGTCGGGCAAGGCCATCGATTTCCCCGGCTTCCTGCGGGCGTACGTGGAAGGCAGCGACGACCCGGATGCCGCGCTCGAAGACCGCGAGGTGCTGCTGCCCGCCTTGAAGGCGGGCGACCGCGTGACGGCGCGCGACCTCAAGGCGCTTTCGCACGCGACACAAGCGCCCGCGCGCTACACCGAGGCGTCCCTCGTTCAAGCCCTCGAAGCGGCGGGCATCGGGCGCCCGTCGACGTACGCCTCGATTCTCGGGACGATTCAGGACCGAGGGTACGCCCAGAAGAAAGGCCAAGCGCTCGTGCCGACATGGACGGCATTCGCGACGTCGGCTCTTCTCGAACACCACTTCGGGCGCCTCGTGGACTACGACTTCACGGCCCGCATGGAAGAGGACCTCGACGACATCGCCGGAGGGCGCCAGCGACGCGCGCCGTATCTGCGCGGCTTCTACTTCGGTGAGAACGCCGGGTTGGGTCTCAAGACGCTCGTGAACGACCGCTTGTCGGAAATCGACGCGCGCGAAATCGCGACGATCGAGGTGCCGAAGTTGTCGGGCACGGACATCGAGGTGCGCGTGGGCCGCTTCGGGCCGTACTTGCAGCGCGCTGAGACGAAGGCGAATTTACCCGAGGACCTGTCGCCCGACGAGCTCACGCCCGAGAAGGCCGAGGAACTGCTGGGCCGACCGAGCGGTGAGCGGTCGCTGGGCGAAGACCCGAACACCGGCCTTCCCGTCATTGCGCGCGCGGGTCGCTTCGGGCCTTACGTGCAACTCGGCGAGGGCAACACGCCGTCGAAGACGGCGTCGCTGCTGCCCGGCGACGATCTGAACACCTTGACCTTGAACCGCGCGTTGCAACTGTTGAGCTTGCCGCGCTTCGTCGGCACGTCCGAAGGCGAGGAGATCTGGGCGCACAACGGGCGTTACGGTCCGTATCTCAAACGTGGCAACGACAGCCGCAGCCTCGCCGCGCCGAACGAGTTGTTCACCGTGACGTTGTCGCAAGCGGAAGCTCTCTTTATGCAGCCGCGCGCTTTCGGACGACGTGGCGGCGCGGCGAGCGGACCGCTGAAGAAGTTCGAGTTCGACGACCGTGACGCCATCGAGTTGCGAAGCGGGCGTTACGGCATGTACCTCACCGACGGCAGCGTGAACGCCACCTTGCGCAAGGACGACGATCCGAACACCCTGACCGCCGAGGAAGCCCTCGCGCTGCTCGTGGAGCGCGGCAAGCCGCCGAAGGGCAAGCCGGCGCGCAAGACGGCGAAGAAGGCGCCCGCCAAGTCGGCGACGGCGAAGTCGAGCGTCGCCAAGACCGTCGCGCCCAGGACGAGCGCCGCGAAGAAGACGTCGGCCAGCCCGAAGAGCGCGGCAAAGACGTCCGTCAGGAAGCCCGCGAGCGCCAAGAAGGCCGCGCCGACCAAAGCGGCCTCCACGGCGAAGGCAGTGTCGGCCGACAAGGCAGCGATCGGCTGGGACGTCTTGAAGCGGCACGTGAACGTCCTCAGCGACACCGAGCGTCGGCTCGTGACGGCCGTGCGCGAGGAGAAGCGCAAAGTCGAGGATGTCGCCGCAGAGCTCGGCTTGGACGTGAAGCAGGCCAAGGGCATGAACCTCCAGGCGTCGAAGAAGCTCAACCAAGCGGCGCGCGGTGGAAGGGCCGCTTGA
- a CDS encoding S1C family serine protease → MSKRLRALTALLTAFLLVPIASAQTAPSVAQARQGGATTTTPRVGADVFDKTRSAAFRIEGDNGVGTGFFISNDGFALTAYHVVFDAKNPKAITVDKKEYAFDVIGFDDYNDVALLKVKVTGNVPFLPLAKASPKVGDAVLGVGNGGGSFLTAKYGNLQALGVDAGRADFPNGTLEMTAPLIPGDSGGPIINANGEAVGITSYIRATDRSSWRSYAVPMTEASVLLRDLRSGVKRDAPVLGIQWVGYDLQDAAYAQYGLGKRPGVIVAAVTKGGPAEQAGLRSASGTSRTTIKADVIVEVAGKATPTWDDLINVVRSKKIGDLIPVTVQRGDETVVLNLRLGSRAQLFGAVNP, encoded by the coding sequence ATGTCGAAACGACTGCGCGCCCTCACGGCGCTCCTGACCGCGTTCCTCCTCGTTCCCATCGCCAGCGCGCAAACGGCGCCCTCCGTCGCCCAAGCTCGACAAGGCGGCGCCACCACGACCACGCCGCGCGTCGGCGCCGACGTTTTCGATAAGACGCGCTCCGCCGCGTTCCGCATCGAGGGCGACAACGGCGTCGGCACGGGCTTCTTCATCAGCAACGACGGCTTTGCCCTCACCGCCTACCACGTCGTCTTCGATGCCAAGAATCCCAAGGCGATCACCGTCGACAAGAAAGAGTACGCCTTCGACGTCATCGGCTTCGACGACTACAACGACGTCGCCTTGCTGAAGGTCAAGGTGACGGGCAACGTTCCGTTCCTGCCGCTCGCCAAGGCCTCGCCCAAGGTCGGAGACGCCGTTCTCGGCGTCGGCAACGGCGGCGGCTCGTTCCTCACGGCGAAGTACGGCAACTTGCAGGCGCTCGGCGTCGACGCGGGCCGCGCCGACTTTCCGAACGGCACCCTGGAGATGACGGCGCCCCTCATTCCCGGGGACAGCGGCGGCCCGATCATCAACGCGAACGGCGAAGCGGTCGGCATCACGAGCTACATTCGTGCCACCGATCGCAGTTCTTGGCGGTCTTACGCGGTGCCCATGACAGAGGCAAGCGTCTTGCTTCGCGACCTTCGCTCGGGCGTGAAGCGTGACGCGCCCGTGCTTGGCATTCAATGGGTCGGTTACGACCTGCAAGATGCCGCCTACGCGCAGTACGGCCTCGGCAAGCGCCCCGGCGTCATCGTCGCCGCCGTCACGAAGGGTGGGCCCGCCGAGCAAGCGGGTCTGCGAAGCGCGTCGGGAACTTCACGCACCACCATCAAGGCGGACGTCATCGTGGAAGTCGCGGGCAAGGCCACGCCCACCTGGGACGACCTCATCAACGTCGTGCGCAGCAAAAAGATCGGCGACCTCATTCCCGTGACGGTGCAGCGCGGTGATGAAACGGTCGTGCTCAACTTGCGTCTCGGCTCGCGCGCGCAACTGTTCGGCGCCGTCAATCCCTGA